The DNA segment ATAGCAGGCAGCGTTTCCGCTCGAGCGAACCGAACGAACGTGAAGAGGTCCGTGGCCACGTCGAACGCCAATAAAAAGAAGACTGCCGCGACGGAAGCTCAAAAGAACGCCAGGACGAAGACGGTCCCGTTGAATGCTACCTATGTAATCGCCAACCAGCGCACCAAGTCTCGTGCCTCGACTCCAAGGAGCTCCGTTCTGAACAAAACGCAGCCGACAACGAGGGACAGAGCGAGATCTAGAGAGAAGTCAGCCGCCAGAGAGAACAGCAATGATAACGCGGCCAGCAACAGCCGCGTGTCGATGACATTTCGTTCAGGAACAAATTCGATGCCGCCGCGTAGCAGAACGAGACCCATCCCCGATTCACTGCCATCCGTGCTTACCACAGAGATCAACAAGGACCTCGCGCAACGCGGACGCGGCCAAACAGGGAGCTGCAGATCGAGAGGTGGGTCCAGCACACGTGGCGCACGCACGCCTAGCTCGACGCCGTCCGAGGAGGTGAAGAAGCCTCTGCCAGCACCTAGGGTACCTTACACAGGCCGCATGGAGGCCCTCAGAGCCTCTAGACTGGACAAGATGAGTACAAACGCGGACAACAAGGCGTTGGATACGTACGCCACGTTACCCAGGAGAAATAGAAACAAAATGAGCGTTGCCAAAGTCGGTGAGAAATCGAACAAGACCGCCAGAAGTAGATCCGGGAGCAGAGACGTGAGTTTGAGCAGGCAGGCTGAAAAGAAGAATACCGCCAAGGACTCTTCCGGGCACAAGAGTTTGCCACCGTATCCTAGACACAAGACTGCCGAGAAGACGGTCATCTATCACGAGATCAGCGTACAAACTGGTCTGACCGGTAATGACATTGAGAACGCTTTGTCCGGGGTGCCCAGCGCTGTTCCAGGGCCGGAAGTGGTTGAAAGACTGCACGAGGAGTGCCAAACGGAGGGCACGTGGGACGACATGCAGACGATGCAGAGCGATCTGAAACGGTTAAACGAGGAAACGACGAGCCAGAAGGAGGAGAACGAGAAGCTGAAGGCTGAAATTATCGAGGTGAAGCGATTGCTTGAAGAGGAGCAGGCTGACCACGCGTTCGCCCGGCAAGAATTGGATAGAAACGCACAACGAGTACTCGCGATGCTGGGTACGCCACAATCAGAACACGCTGGTGAGCACTCATTTCAcgattttatatattttctgcTTTCTTTCGGTTGATGCCTGTAATGGACGAAACGTATTTTAAAAAGTACTTACATTCTCAGTTCGCGGTTATAATCGTAACGCGTAGAATACTTTTTGAAATACGTTTCACCGATTAGTGATTATTTTCGGTGAAATGAGAAATTATGAATGAATTTTAGAAGGCAGCGATAGTTTCCTAGAACTGGAGTGTCATTTGCAATCGTCTGGACAAGTGGTTGCTAGACAAGAGTTACAGATAGCTGATTTACAATCTTTAGGCCGCATGTTGAGCAGGGTAAGTTACATCACGTATGGTATCCATAATGTTACCACTATTTGTATAATTATCTGTAGCATTATAATTGAACCGTGAATTGAACCGTGTTTTTTGATTTATTCATTTACAATGCTTTGTTAATCCACGAAGGATTTGGAGAAAAGTTTAGCCGCCCAAAAGGCATTGCTGCAACAACAACAAGAATTGGAAGCAGAATCGGCTGAGATGCAAGACTTCCTTCAAGAAGAGAAAGCTGCTTTGGCAGATGCTTTAAAAGAGACTGAAACGGAGGTATCTTTTTCCTCAGAAAGTGAATTTTATCTTGGCCACGGTTTTTATAAATCTAGACTAGTAATTTAGACGGTAGGAAAACATACGCCAAAGAATGCGATATGATCATGCGATTTTTTAATTTGTAGCTTGCGAAGAAGGAAGAATTGTTAACGAGACGCGAGGTAGAATTGGAGAGGCAGACCGAGGAATGCAAGCACTTAGTGCGAATTAGTGAACTGCGACGGTAGTATTTGTACAAGATAAACGAACCTTGGTATGTTAGTTCATTTCATTGACATTGCTTTCTCGTTCATTTGCAGACAAGAAAATTTGTCTATGAGCATGAAATTGAATGCAGTCGAACGACGAAGCAGGGAACTCCTACTCACACAGGGAGCCGCCGTTTCCGGAGCTGCGGTTGCGTTATCCGGTCTTGGGACCAGACTAGAGGGATTGGTGGACCAACTGATAACGTCCTACAATATCTCAGTGAAAGACCTTGAGGTAATATTCCACTACTTATTTCGTTATATTCGAACAATTTGATAATTGATATACCATTATACGATATACATTTGATGGTAATAATTAACAATAATTTTCGTTCGTAGGATGTGATATATCACAATGAAGCGTACAGTAGGAGCAATAGCAGCATTGAGTCAAGTCCTGTTAGCTCTAAACATAGTCTGAAAGAGTGCACGCCTAGTCCAAAAAGTGGTTCCTTCGTTTCCGCGGTAATTGGTGCGATTCGGAACGCGGCGACGCATCCATTCGCAACGAAGAACACGGATAAAAAATCTACCTTAGAGTCAGCTAAACAAATATACAAAGGTATAAAAATCGAAGGAAATTTTAATCTACACCATTGTATCAAAAAACCTGTACTATTATAGTAATTTATAGTAGAGAAGTGATTAATTAAAATCGTATAATGTGCACTTTTTTTATTCTCTATAACTATTTAGAATTAAGTATGGAATCATCGTCTGACTTGCTCGATTTCGAAACCGAGCCGTGCCTGATGATGGAAAGCGTGTTGGAGGATGTTCCCCTGCCAGATACGTACTCGCACAACA comes from the Xylocopa sonorina isolate GNS202 chromosome 1, iyXylSono1_principal, whole genome shotgun sequence genome and includes:
- the Corn gene encoding microtubule-binding protein cornetto isoform X3, with translation MSVSSSNEQPILEMEKTPLEDNSLKVLPMQNVARQDSGVPEDLASPLTDSSKLPNEEELDATVNSECNITVIHVTESTEESKPDSALNSDRKDYAGEGKDSKDGSDSGVEGCTTEVPRARSRNSVDYASSCGGLDEASCDSSLVSCCSVYEDPCATLPDDVRLTTGGEGTSEGGSESSSIAGSVSARANRTNVKRSVATSNANKKKTAATEAQKNARTKTVPLNATYVIANQRTKSRASTPRSSVLNKTQPTTRDRARSREKSAARENSNDNAASNSRVSMTFRSGTNSMPPRSRTRPIPDSLPSVLTTEINKDLAQRGRGQTGSCRSRGGSSTRGARTPSSTPSEEVKKPLPAPRVPYTGRMEALRASRLDKMSTNADNKALDTYATLPRRNRNKMSVAKVGEKSNKTARSRSGSRDVSLSRQAEKKNTAKDSSGHKSLPPYPRHKTAEKTVIYHEISVQTGLTGNDIENALSGVPSAVPGPEVVERLHEECQTEGTWDDMQTMQSDLKRLNEETTSQKEENEKLKAEIIEVKRLLEEEQADHAFARQELDRNAQRVLAMLGTPQSEHAEGSDSFLELECHLQSSGQVVARQELQIADLQSLGRMLSRDLEKSLAAQKALLQQQQELEAESAEMQDFLQEEKAALADALKETETELAKKEELLTRREVELERQTEECKHLVRISELRRQENLSMSMKLNAVERRSRELLLTQGAAVSGAAVALSGLGTRLEGLVDQLITSYNISVKDLEDVIYHNEAYSRSNSSIESSPVSSKHSLKECTPSPKSGSFVSAVIGAIRNAATHPFATKNTDKKSTLESAKQIYKELSMESSSDLLDFETEPCLMMESVLEDVPLPDTYSHNMVSSSDSLRRALSFPETVEESNLKKTRTNEECSSLTNLTQAILHRRKVENEEDDDCDSISESDTGTNDGPLASDYCPAVGLVDQVIDVDNLVTKLLKVLRIIQLDNDTCIQELKEEKSELETKLEVTVTELEELRKIVDNLHQSDDILSNTSDRRRSVMENCRLLIKEAGKEELKFDEPAVANNSGPGGVTDCEDLNANAAAQPSS
- the Corn gene encoding microtubule-binding protein cornetto isoform X4, whose product is MNLTSLISMFSRMVRFICLFLWLDENGNNEMSVSSSNEQPILEMEKTPLEDNSLKVLPMQNVARQDSGVPEDLASPLTDSSKLPNEEELDATVNSECNITVIHVTESTEESKPDSALNSDRKDYAGEGKDSKDGSDSGVEGCTTEVPRARSRNSVDYASSCGGLDEASCDSSLVSCCSVYEDPCATLPDDVRLTTGGEGTSEGGSESSSIAGSVSARANRTNVKRSVATSNANKKKTAATEAQKNARTKTVPLNATYVIANQRTKSRASTPRSSVLNKTQPTTRDRARSREKSAARENSNDNAASNSRVSMTFRSGTNSMPPRSRTRPIPDSLPSVLTTEINKDLAQRGRGQTGSCRSRGGSSTRGARTPSSTPSEEVKKPLPAPRVPYTGRMEALRASRLDKMSTNADNKALDTYATLPRRNRNKMSVAKVGEKSNKTARSRSGSRDVSLSRQAEKKNTAKDSSGHKSLPPYPRHKTAEKTVIYHEISVQTGLTGNDIENALSGVPSAVPGPEVVERLHEECQTEGTWDDMQTMQSDLKRLNEETTSQKEENEKLKAEIIEVKRLLEEEQADHAFARQELDRNAQRVLAMLGTPQSEHAEGSDSFLELECHLQSSGQVVARQELQIADLQSLGRMLSRDLEKSLAAQKALLQQQQELEAESAEMQDFLQEEKAALADALKETETELAKKEELLTRREVELERQTEECKHLVRISELRRQENLSMSMKLNAVERRSRELLLTQGAAVSGAAVALSGLGTRLEGLVDQLITSYNISVKDLEDVIYHNEAYSRSNSSIESSPVSSKHSLKECTPSPKSGSFVSAVIGAIRNAATHPFATKNTDKKSTLESAKQIYKELSMESSSDLLDFETEPCLMMESVLEDVPLPDTYSHNMVSSSDSLRRALSFPETVEESNLKKTRTNEECSSLTNLTQAILHRRKVENEEDDDCDSISESDTGTNDGPLASDYCPAVGLVDQVIDVDNLVTKLLKVLRIIQLDNDTCIQELKEEKSELETKLEVTVTELEELRKIVDNLHQSDDILSNTSDRRRSVMENCRLLIKERT
- the Corn gene encoding microtubule-binding protein cornetto isoform X1, whose protein sequence is MNLTSLISMFSRMVRFICLFLWLDENGNNEMSVSSSNEQPILEMEKTPLEDNSLKVLPMQNVARQDSGVPEDLASPLTDSSKLPNEEELDATVNSECNITVIHVTESTEESKPDSALNSDRKDYAGEGKDSKDGSDSGVEGCTTEVPRARSRNSVDYASSCGGLDEASCDSSLVSCCSVYEDPCATLPDDVRLTTGGEGTSEGGSESSSIAGSVSARANRTNVKRSVATSNANKKKTAATEAQKNARTKTVPLNATYVIANQRTKSRASTPRSSVLNKTQPTTRDRARSREKSAARENSNDNAASNSRVSMTFRSGTNSMPPRSRTRPIPDSLPSVLTTEINKDLAQRGRGQTGSCRSRGGSSTRGARTPSSTPSEEVKKPLPAPRVPYTGRMEALRASRLDKMSTNADNKALDTYATLPRRNRNKMSVAKVGEKSNKTARSRSGSRDVSLSRQAEKKNTAKDSSGHKSLPPYPRHKTAEKTVIYHEISVQTGLTGNDIENALSGVPSAVPGPEVVERLHEECQTEGTWDDMQTMQSDLKRLNEETTSQKEENEKLKAEIIEVKRLLEEEQADHAFARQELDRNAQRVLAMLGTPQSEHAEGSDSFLELECHLQSSGQVVARQELQIADLQSLGRMLSRDLEKSLAAQKALLQQQQELEAESAEMQDFLQEEKAALADALKETETELAKKEELLTRREVELERQTEECKHLVRISELRRQENLSMSMKLNAVERRSRELLLTQGAAVSGAAVALSGLGTRLEGLVDQLITSYNISVKDLEDVIYHNEAYSRSNSSIESSPVSSKHSLKECTPSPKSGSFVSAVIGAIRNAATHPFATKNTDKKSTLESAKQIYKELSMESSSDLLDFETEPCLMMESVLEDVPLPDTYSHNMVSSSDSLRRALSFPETVEESNLKKTRTNEECSSLTNLTQAILHRRKVENEEDDDCDSISESDTGTNDGPLASDYCPAVGLVDQVIDVDNLVTKLLKVLRIIQLDNDTCIQELKEEKSELETKLEVTVTELEELRKIVDNLHQSDDILSNTSDRRRSVMENCRLLIKEAGKEELKFDEPAVANNSGPGGVTDCEDLNANAAAQPSS
- the Corn gene encoding microtubule-binding protein cornetto isoform X5; protein product: MNLTSLISMFSRMVRFICLFLWLDENGNNEMSVSSSNEQPILEMEKTPLEDNSLKVLPMQNVARQDSGVPEDLASPLTDSSKLPNEEELDATVNSECNITVIHVTESTEESKPDSALNSDRKDYAGEGKDSKDGSDSGVEGCTTEVPRARSRNSVDYASSCGGLDEASCDSSLVSCCSVYEDPCATLPDDVRLTTGGEGTSEGGSESSSIAGSVSARANRTNVKRSVATSNANKKKTAATEAQKNARTKTVPLNATYVIANQRTKSRASTPRSSVLNKTQPTTRDRARSREKSAARENSNDNAASNSRVSMTFRSGTNSMPPRSRTRPIPDSLPSVLTTEINKDLAQRGRGQTGSCRSRGGSSTRGARTPSSTPSEEVKKPLPAPRVPYTGRMEALRASRLDKMSTNADNKALDTYATLPRRNRNKMSVAKVGEKSNKTARSRSGSRDVSLSRQAEKKNTAKDSSGHKSLPPYPRHKTAEKTVIYHEISVQTGLTGNDIENALSGVPSAVPGPEVVERLHEECQTEGTWDDMQTMQSDLKRLNEETTSQKEENEKLKAEIIEVKRLLEEEQADHAFARQELDRNAQRVLAMLGTPQSEHAEGSDSFLELECHLQSSGQVVARQELQIADLQSLGRMLSRDLEKSLAAQKALLQQQQELEAESAEMQDFLQEEKAALADALKETETELAKKEELLTRREVELERQTEECKHLVRISELRRQENLSMSMKLNAVERRSRELLLTQGAAVSGAAVALSGLGTRLEGLVDQLITSYNISVKDLEDVIYHNEAYSRSNSSIESSPVSSKHSLKECTPSPKSGSFVSAVIGAIRNAATHPFATKNTDKKSTLESAKQIYKELSMESSSDLLDFETEPCLMMESVLEDVPLPDTYSHNMVSSSDSLRRALSFPETVEESNLKKTRTNEECSSLTNLTQAILHRRKVENEEDDDCDSISESDTGTNDGPLASDYCPAVGLVDQVIDVDNLVTKLLKVLRIIQLDNDTCIQELKEENDLQIRVRNEIGGNGDGIRGAA
- the Corn gene encoding microtubule-binding protein cornetto isoform X2, producing the protein MNLTSLISMFSRMVRFICLFLWLDENGNNEMSVSSSNEQPILEMEKTPLEDNSLKVLPMQNVARQDSGVPEDLASPLTDSSKLPNEEELDATVNSECNITVIHVTESTEESKPDSALNSDRKDYAGEGKDSKDGSDSGVEGCTTEVPRARSRNSVDYASSCGGLDEASCDSSLVSCCSVYEDPCATLPDDVRLTTGGEGTSEGGSESSSIAGSVSARANRTNVKRSVATSNANKKKTAATEAQKNARTKTVPLNATYVIANQRTKSRASTPRSSVLNKTQPTTRDRARSREKSAARENSNDNAASNSRVSMTFRSGTNSMPPRSRTRPIPDSLPSVLTTEINKDLAQRGRGQTGSCRSRGGSSTRGARTPSSTPSEEVKKPLPAPRVPYTGRMEALRASRLDKMSTNADNKALDTYATLPRRNRNKMSVAKVGEKSNKTARSRSGSRDVSLSRQAEKKNTAKDSSGHKSLPPYPRHKTAEKTVIYHEISVQTGLTGNDIENALSGVPSAVPGPEVVERLHEECQTEGTWDDMQTMQSDLKRLNEETTSQKEENEKLKAEIIEVKRLLEEEQADHAFARQELDRNAQRVLAMLGTPQSEHAEGSDSFLELECHLQSSGQVVARQELQIADLQSLGRMLSRDLEKSLAAQKALLQQQQELEAESAEMQDFLQEEKAALADALKETETELAKKEELLTRREVELERQTEECKHLVRISELRRQENLSMSMKLNAVERRSRELLLTQGAAVSGAAVALSGLGTRLEGLVDQLITSYNISVKDLEDVIYHNEAYSRSNSSIESSPVSSKHSLKECTPSPKSGSFVSAVIGAIRNAATHPFATKNTDKKSTLESAKQIYKELSMESSSDLLDFETEPCLMMESVLEDVPLPDTYSHNMVSSSDSLRRALSFPETVEESNLKKTRTNEECSSLTNLTQAILHRRKVENEEDDDCDSISESDTGTNDGPLASDYCPAVGLVDQVIDVDNLVTKLLKVLRIIQLDNDTCIQELKEEKSELETKLEVTVTELEELRKIVDNLHQSDDILSNTSDRRRSVMENCRLLIKEMSNGIIPL